The Gammaproteobacteria bacterium genome contains the following window.
TGGGCCCGGTTTCTCCCGGAAACCTCACGATTAAACAGGGTCTTAGGCTATTCTCAAGACTGCGATGGCCAGCGACACGAATCAGATGGTTTCGCTACTCGGTGATTTGAGGCGTCGACATGTGTTCCGAGTCGTCGCGTTATACATCGTCGGCGCATGGCTTTTGCTGCAATTCGCCGACGTCATATTCCCCGGTCTCGGTATTCCCGAAACAGCCATTCGCTTTGTAATCATCGGCGTCATCGTCGGTTTTCCGATCGCACTTGTATTTGGCTGGATGTACGAAATCACGCCGCAAGGCATTGTGCGCACGGCGCCACTTTCCGACACCGACCAGGGCCCGGACCTGTCTTTGCGCGGTGCTGACTACGTCATTCTCGGAGCACTCGCCCTGGTTGCAGTCAGCATCACGTACGGACTAATCGTCAAACTGAGCGATGTCGCCGAGATTGAACTCGCCAGCGTAGAACGCATGGCCTTTCCATTGCCGGACAAACCGTCGATTGCCGTTTTGCCATTTGACAACATGAGCGGCGATCCGGATCAGGAATATTTTGTCGACGGCATGACCGAAGACCTGATCACCGACCTTTCCAAGATCTCTGGTTTGTTTGTCATTGCACGGAATTCAGTGTTTACCTACAAAGGCCAACCGGTACTGGTATCGACTGTTGCTGAAGAACTCGGTGTCCGCTTCGTACTCGAGGGCAGCGTGCGCCGTGCCGGCGACACCGTGCGGATTAACGCGCAATTAATCGATGCATTAACGGGTGGTCATGTCTGGGCCGAGCGTTACGATGACGTCACCGATGATGTTTTCGCGTTACAGGATCGTGTAATTGAGAAAATCGTATCGGCACTTAAACTCAACCTTACGCAATCAGAACTGGCAGGCGGTCATGAGACGACCGATCCGGAGGCCCACGATGCATTCCTGCGTGGCTGGGCGCACTACCGGCGCAATTCACCAGAAAGTTTTGCCCAGGCAGTCCCGTATCTTGAGCGAGCAATCGAAATAGACCCCAATTACAGCCGGGCGTATGCAGCGCTTGCGACGGTCTACAGAAAAGTCATGGACAACAACATGAGCACCAGAAATGACGCGTGGGTGGGCTTCCAGAAGCTAAGCTGGACTGAAGTCGGGGAACGCAGAGCGGAAAATCTCCAACATGCATTGAAAAATCCAGGAGCGCTCACTTATCAGGCTTTGGCTTTCGAGTATTCCGTTCGGGGACGCACTGATGAAGCGATCGCCCAAGCTACAAGCGCGATCGAACTGGAGCCAAACAACCCGGTTGGCTACGAGGCCCTGGCCGCCGCACTGATCCAGGGCGGCCGACCTGCTGATGGTGCCGAAGCCATCCAGGAG
Protein-coding sequences here:
- a CDS encoding guanylyl cyclase translates to MFRVVALYIVGAWLLLQFADVIFPGLGIPETAIRFVIIGVIVGFPIALVFGWMYEITPQGIVRTAPLSDTDQGPDLSLRGADYVILGALALVAVSITYGLIVKLSDVAEIELASVERMAFPLPDKPSIAVLPFDNMSGDPDQEYFVDGMTEDLITDLSKISGLFVIARNSVFTYKGQPVLVSTVAEELGVRFVLEGSVRRAGDTVRINAQLIDALTGGHVWAERYDDVTDDVFALQDRVIEKIVSALKLNLTQSELAGGHETTDPEAHDAFLRGWAHYRRNSPESFAQAVPYLERAIEIDPNYSRAYAALATVYRKVMDNNMSTRNDAWVGFQKLSWTEVGERRAENLQHALKNPGALTYQALAFEYSVRGRTDEAIAQATSAIELEPNNPVGYEALAAALIQGGRPADGAEAIQEAMRLDPRYPHEYLFWLGLAQFNLEQFEQAAETLDRATQGNPEDGRSLIVRAAALGQLGEKDKAMLTIDALNRLSVERQGIQEGVDSLMFGPYTLEDVDLWTFNVTNDRARLREGLRLAGLSATGEDTEVSPTFIPGASSIDVVEARQLYDRGVKFIDTRPEVDWNRGHVAGAVLLELEEMFTEEALSNLIDRTEAAVIYCHGSRCLRSSKGTEKAVKWGFEKIYYFRDGFPAWKAAGHPIETD